The Sulfitobacter donghicola DSW-25 = KCTC 12864 = JCM 14565 genome has a segment encoding these proteins:
- a CDS encoding tetratricopeptide repeat protein, protein MLKRSRNFGVALFLGAALVLNAAPIYAQPTLAELRAVLKRDPDNRQARWALSRMAYQAQHYEVARYHVMQLLKNSPSQADVNTLSRALAKINSEDPWRFRLSFALRPSDNIRRYTYNDRFETALGIFTPSGAGQEQSGIGSTIGASLSYRFNLENAAELTVIGRIDHSVFDSGDLNSTRLFLAARHERFSVGRKTIIEPFLRFRLDHDFALERRDVGLNAAVNLFHKGGHQLRFSSVIENRSYLDEDALSGPYGRLDLRYDRVLDVKTRLGVGLSVARSLPRGDHLKYWEGRLSIDASRHFDKIGTLGLFGRYTNRQYDGLFPATDLFRADGTIAVGVSYQPKHIKIFGARPKLTCQIERNASNVSLYDYKANDCGFTFHRSF, encoded by the coding sequence ATGCTCAAACGGTCACGCAATTTTGGCGTGGCACTTTTCCTTGGGGCGGCGCTTGTTTTGAACGCCGCCCCAATTTATGCCCAACCTACCTTGGCAGAGCTTAGGGCGGTCCTAAAACGTGATCCAGACAACCGCCAAGCGCGCTGGGCTCTCTCTCGCATGGCGTATCAAGCGCAACATTACGAGGTCGCTAGGTATCATGTGATGCAGCTGCTAAAGAACAGCCCGTCACAGGCTGACGTAAATACCCTGTCGCGTGCCCTAGCCAAGATCAACAGCGAGGATCCTTGGCGCTTTAGGCTTAGTTTCGCTCTTCGCCCTTCGGATAATATTCGCCGCTATACCTATAATGACCGCTTTGAAACGGCGCTTGGAATTTTCACACCTTCTGGTGCGGGGCAGGAACAAAGCGGTATCGGGAGCACGATTGGCGCTAGTCTCTCTTATCGGTTTAACTTGGAGAATGCAGCAGAGTTGACGGTCATCGGGCGCATTGACCACAGTGTTTTTGACAGCGGAGACCTTAACTCAACCCGTCTTTTCCTTGCAGCCCGACATGAACGGTTTTCGGTTGGCCGCAAGACCATCATTGAGCCGTTCTTACGATTTCGACTGGATCATGATTTCGCATTAGAGCGCCGCGATGTCGGGCTGAATGCGGCTGTGAATCTGTTTCACAAAGGGGGGCACCAATTGCGTTTCTCTAGTGTCATTGAAAACCGCAGTTACCTTGACGAAGACGCCCTAAGCGGGCCTTATGGGCGGCTCGATTTGCGTTATGACCGTGTCCTTGATGTGAAAACCCGTCTGGGGGTTGGCCTAAGCGTTGCCCGTTCGCTTCCTCGTGGGGATCATTTGAAATACTGGGAGGGACGGCTATCGATTGATGCCTCCCGTCATTTTGACAAAATCGGCACGCTTGGCCTGTTTGGACGATACACAAACAGACAGTATGACGGGCTGTTCCCTGCAACGGATTTATTTCGCGCAGATGGGACAATCGCCGTGGGCGTGTCCTATCAACCCAAGCACATCAAAATATTTGGCGCGCGGCCCAAGCTGACCTGCCAGATCGAGCGTAACGCCTCCAATGTTTCGCTTTACGATTACAAGGCTAATGATTGCGGTTTCACGTTTCACCGCAGCTTTTAG
- a CDS encoding alpha/beta fold hydrolase → MQDFLETWGNAADLDEAALNQLGNHLGRASEVLDRISKVDSSGLGNQQSALGLEAVVNFDGSYTVKSKAWEASFPASRSLFDILPDWHHSDIEAAFFEMRKADSPPARLVVCRGDNSTDDCMVLIYAGNQSSGELTSSFHIRLLRSAWSQRLSMYFSTQHGLSTAELSVFELFVKGLSNQTIAQHLGKSQETIRTQSKAIYAKIGVSGREAAVRFALHLQFMLPLDPTATSKALKQLESEVITVQGYKIGITRKGMLSGKPFILLHGIVSGYEFGATFEEELRRANLCAICVERPGYGRSDNPKTTETILDEWLTIFPALLDALGLEQSCLVTHASGATYVAATLAQHPKRTGRGICISAGMPNFDGVSHKKHPVSHRFLYWCLRNSPESLGFYFKAYAAYLSRGDNYNKLIMANYARNPSDCKVLEDRAHVNCVIAGYKLLERPKMMGLRGDLISLWQDMERWKKITASPQPHAHLHHIWGAKDQMISLEASQAYCDSHSFTSWSILEGGGHLLPFSHPQQIVHRIARMVHDAPDWAAQ, encoded by the coding sequence TTGCAAGATTTCCTCGAAACATGGGGGAATGCTGCGGATCTAGATGAGGCCGCATTGAACCAATTAGGAAACCACCTTGGGCGGGCCTCTGAGGTGCTAGACCGTATTTCAAAGGTTGATTCCTCAGGTTTAGGTAACCAACAATCTGCGCTTGGCCTTGAGGCGGTTGTGAATTTTGACGGATCTTACACAGTCAAATCAAAGGCGTGGGAGGCCTCTTTTCCGGCAAGTCGCAGCCTGTTTGATATCCTGCCAGACTGGCACCATTCCGATATTGAAGCCGCATTTTTTGAGATGCGTAAAGCAGATAGCCCACCAGCGCGCCTAGTTGTATGCCGAGGCGACAATAGCACCGATGATTGCATGGTCCTGATCTACGCTGGCAATCAATCCTCTGGAGAGCTTACAAGCAGCTTTCATATCCGCCTGTTAAGGTCCGCGTGGTCGCAGCGATTGTCCATGTATTTTTCAACGCAGCATGGGCTGAGCACCGCAGAACTGAGCGTGTTTGAACTGTTTGTAAAAGGCCTGTCCAACCAAACCATCGCACAGCATTTGGGAAAATCCCAAGAGACAATTAGAACCCAGTCGAAAGCGATTTATGCAAAAATCGGTGTCTCTGGCCGTGAAGCAGCGGTGCGCTTTGCGCTTCATTTGCAATTCATGTTGCCCTTGGACCCAACGGCCACGTCAAAAGCGTTAAAGCAATTAGAGTCCGAGGTCATCACGGTTCAGGGATATAAGATCGGCATAACCCGAAAAGGCATGCTGTCGGGCAAGCCATTCATCCTTCTGCACGGTATTGTTAGCGGTTATGAATTTGGTGCCACATTCGAGGAAGAGCTAAGGCGGGCAAACCTCTGCGCCATTTGTGTAGAGCGCCCTGGATATGGCCGGTCGGACAATCCTAAGACGACAGAGACCATCCTTGATGAATGGCTCACAATATTTCCGGCGTTATTGGATGCCCTTGGACTAGAGCAGAGTTGCCTTGTCACACATGCCTCTGGTGCAACCTATGTTGCGGCCACCCTTGCGCAACATCCCAAACGTACTGGCCGCGGCATTTGCATTTCAGCTGGGATGCCTAATTTTGATGGCGTTTCACACAAAAAGCACCCTGTTTCACACCGGTTCCTCTATTGGTGTTTGCGCAATTCACCGGAATCGTTGGGGTTCTATTTCAAGGCCTATGCAGCCTATTTATCCCGTGGCGACAACTATAATAAGTTGATCATGGCCAATTACGCGCGCAACCCCTCTGATTGCAAAGTTCTAGAAGATCGGGCGCATGTGAACTGTGTGATTGCTGGGTACAAACTGCTCGAGCGGCCCAAAATGATGGGCCTGAGGGGGGATTTGATTAGCCTTTGGCAAGATATGGAGCGTTGGAAAAAAATCACCGCGTCTCCACAACCTCATGCGCACCTTCACCATATCTGGGGGGCAAAGGACCAGATGATCTCGCTGGAGGCCAGTCAGGCCTATTGCGACAGTCATTCTTTCACCTCGTGGAGCATACTCGAAGGCGGTGGGCATTTATTACCATTCAGCCACCCCCAGCAGATCGTTCATCGGATCGCACGCATGGTGCATGATGCGCCAGATTGGGCTGCGCAATGA
- a CDS encoding DedA family protein codes for MTDFATLPLVQILFLIVLTILDGVFGIGLFFSGLLILGTSIYQYNNDLLSIWQIVISIVAGAVIADNIGFQLGRRAKRLGRKLPFRQSHVDRFYAIMERLGGWDIVVVVFGRSFAYSRPIAPFLVGFSGTTPIKYLWMSAVSAILWVGAWTLIGFLSVEGFQGILNQVEA; via the coding sequence ATGACCGATTTCGCAACGCTACCCTTGGTCCAAATTCTATTCCTTATTGTCTTGACCATCTTGGATGGCGTGTTCGGGATCGGTCTGTTTTTTAGCGGCCTGTTGATCCTTGGGACCTCGATTTATCAATATAACAACGATCTATTGAGTATTTGGCAGATCGTGATCAGCATCGTTGCGGGTGCGGTCATCGCGGACAACATAGGGTTCCAACTAGGCCGCCGCGCCAAACGGCTGGGCCGCAAGCTTCCCTTTAGGCAAAGTCATGTCGATCGCTTCTATGCCATTATGGAACGTTTGGGGGGCTGGGATATTGTGGTTGTTGTGTTCGGTCGCAGCTTTGCATACAGCCGACCGATAGCTCCTTTTCTTGTCGGGTTCTCTGGAACCACACCGATCAAATACCTCTGGATGTCAGCTGTCTCTGCCATTCTTTGGGTTGGGGCATGGACCCTCATTGGCTTCCTCAGCGTTGAAGGTTTTCAAGGGATTTTAAATCAAGTGGAGGCCTAA